In the Vogesella sp. XCS3 genome, GCTCTTTCAGATGAGACATTACACGCTCATAGACTACATCCGGAAAGAAGAAGCACATCGAACGCAAGACTCCACCCTGCTCCGGGAAAAGGCACAGGTTAAATAGTTGGTCTGCCCGATGATCCTCAAAATGAGACCACGGTTGTTGATTGCGGCCAATTTGCTGGCGATGAGGGCTAGATTGAATCAATTCCTCATGTATATATGGCAGATGCGCCTTGGCCTTCTTATCAATTTCCGATTTGAGGTAACTGCCCCAGTCATCAAGACTGATCGGCATTTGTGACAGGTTGTAAATCCTGGCATTGAGACTGCTAATCTGGCTGTTGGTTTCCAGCAGCTCTTCCTTGAGCTTAACCAGCGTACCGTTAATGGTAGAAAGGGCTGCTTTCAGGTTCTTGGTGATGTCCATAGTGTTTCTCGATCAAAAAGTAATGGTTTTCGCGTGGCGAATAGCCTCGCTATAAGACAAAGACGGGCAAGCCCTTTGGTGTGCCAGCGCCAACCGGTGAAGCCGCATGCGCTCAGGATCAGCGGTGCACCCTTCTGCAAATTGCAGAGCCTGGGCATTGCCTTCGGTCATGCCTAAGCCTTGGGCGAAACATATGGCTCCCTCTGCCTCTGCAAATGCGAGCGGGGCCATCCCTTTCACTGCTGGTGGCTGTGCACCAAGGAATCCAACATGCTTGAGGTAATAAGCCCCGCTTACTGGGTTCTCATCGACGTAAGGGGTCAGGAAACTGGCAGAGACATTCTTGGCCCGCCCCGTCCGCACCAGTTCAACCAAGGCAGGGCTCACCTGTGCCTGTGCGTACAAATTCCCATCTTTCATAAACAAGCCACGAACCTGGCCGAATGCGGGCAGGTCGTCTTTCGGGTGTCCCAAGACTAAAGGTGCCGGACGGCGAGCCGGGTTGAATGCGGAAACCATCAGCTCCAAGTCTTGCTCGGAGAATGACAGCCTTGTCCCACTCATCGAGGTAAATGTACCGGGGCGGAAAATTTGAAAAACCTGTAGTTCTTCGTTCATTGCTTAACCCTCAGTTCTCGCGCTTCCACCGCTCATGCTCTTTAGCGCGTTGCGCTTCCCGTGCTTCATCACGTTCAGCTTTTCGTTTGGCACGTTCATCGGCAATCAGTTTGTAAATCCATTGGATGCTGTGCTGATATTCAAATGCCAGTTCCTCAATGGACGTTCCAGCCGAAAATTTGTCGAATAGTTCTGCGGCTTTTGCTTCCACTTTTTCATTTTTCCCTTGAGGGAAGTAAATATTCTGTCCGCCAAATTCCACGCGTAGATCACCCATGATGTTCAGCGCGATTTCGCTGGCCTTTGCTGAAGACACCCCCTCTTTCTCCAGGCGGTCCGCCAGGACAGCCCCAAGGTGCGCCAAAACCTCCGGGCCGCGTCTTCTCGCAAGGCCAGTTCTTGTGAATTTCCCCACTGTTGTCATCGCTTTTCCCTCCAACTGAATAATCCGCATTACATGCCGACATCGCTACTGCTTGCCTATCCTTGGTTCTACGGGCGCGGCCAGTGGCTACCACTTTCCTTCGTTGCGGGGCTGCTCTTAAGCCGCCGCCCGTACCCTTTCAGTGAACATCCTTGAACGCGTCATTACGGCGCGTTTTTCTTTTCCTGCACGAATGATCGGCGGGAAGGCTTAAACTGCTCTACTTAATCGCGTTTAAGAAAAGAAAAAGCCCCCGACATGGCGGGGGCTTTAATTGGGCAATGCTACAGGTCACAAGTCTGCTGCGCGATGTCCGGTATCGATCGGTTGTAAGTTACCGGATACATCACGCTGCCAACCATTCGCATGCATTAGGGTTTGGTTTTCGGTTTCGAGTCGTGACATTACGTCAGGGAGTGCCCACTCTGGGGTGTTATCCCCATTCGGGCTTTCTTTGATATCAAACTCACCACGCAGTTGATTTAGTGCCAGTTCGAGTTGGCAAATTACGCCTGACATAAACTCGCCATGCGGCATTTCGTGAGCGGCGGTATGATCTGCCAAGGCTTGCAGACCTGCACGCATGGCGCGGATACTGACTTCTGCCATGCTTGCCATTCGTACCACTTCCTGCCGGATTTCTTCACCGACTTGTGCCGGGGGAAGTGATTTCACCCGTTTTTTGACCTTTGCCATCTCTTCGGTAAGTTGGTCAATCTTGCCGTTCTTATCCTCCAACAGGCGGGAGCGTGCCTCCAGATCGGCTTCCGCATTCTCTGCACGCTTGGTCAATGCTTCCTTTTCTTTGGCGTGCTTGGTGATAATCTCTTCGGCCAGCTCAACGAAGGATTCCTTGTCACCCGACTTGGCCACCTCGATCAGCGCGGTCTTCTGGTCTTCCGGCAGCTTGCGAAACTGGCGCAGCTCGCGGTAGCCGGCACCAATCGCGGACAGGTGCTTCAGAGCCTCCTCTCCGAACGTGGTGAGATTGGTCAAATCCTCGTCAACCTTGGAGCGCGAAAGGCCGATGGCTTGGCAAAACCCGTCAAAAGTGCCAACGTCGGCAATCTCATTACCATCCGGGTCGACTCCCTTTTTGCCCGCAAGTGCCCGGTAGAGCTTGTTTTCCTTGATGTGCTTCAGCTTGCTCAAACTGACGACGTCGGCAAAACGCGCGAATGAGCGGGCCATCTGCACTTGGCCTAGTAGCTGATTAACCAGGTCGCGTTCTTCGCTGTAGTCTGCCTGGATGGAGGCCAGAACATTGGACACCTCGACTACATCGCTACGCAATTCGGCGGCGGGTGCGGCTTCGGGATTGGTGGTAGAAGGTTTGCGGGCCATGATTTCTCCTAACGCAGTTTGTCGGCTGGCAATGGTATGCATGCCATGCACGTATCGTCGGCTGAAAGCTTTAAACTGCGCTATGTAAAACAGTTTAAAAAAGTGTCCCCGACTTGGCGGGGGCATGCTGTTCAGTGACGTGAGGCCGCTTTTTTCCGCCGCGCAGGCGGAGTACTCGTAGAGGCTGAGGGGTGGTGCACTGCGCGCAGATAGGCGTCAAACTTGCGCTGGGCATGGCGTGCGGCTTGTAGCGATTCCGGCGTATGCACATCCGGGCGTGATGGCAGACCGTTGCCGAAATCCACCCAGACCAACAGCAAGCCGCGCTCGTTCAGCAGTGTGCAAAATGCCTGCCAATGGCGCTCGCCATCAGTCAGCAAGGCGGCGTTGTCGTAAATGGTGGTGGCGGCCTGCTTCATCTCCTCCAGACTCGCGCCGGGGCGTGCGGCCAACGCCATCGCGTCCAGCAAGGCGGTCAGCGCCTGTTGCTGGTGCATCAGCTTGCGCATGGTCTGGCGGGCGTCGGTGTCGAACTGGTCGATGTCGTCGAACGCCTCCCCGTCGTGGTCTGGCAGCGTGGACAAAGCCAGTTCAACCAGTGCCTCCACATCGCTAAGGCTGACGCCTTGGTGGTCGTTTACCAGCTGAAAATGCAGGCTGCGCAGCAGCGCTTTGCCACGCTGGCAGGCGTTGGCCAAGTCATTGCTGGCATGGGTCAGGTCAACCGGACTCAGGCGCAGGGCACCTTCCGGGAAGCCGAAGCGGTCGGCGGGCTGGGCGGCGATCATAGCGCACCCCCTTTCAGGCCGTAGCGGGCAAACACATCGTAGGCAGCGGCGTTCAGGCCAGGGCTGTAGCGGCTGGCCAGCTGATCGGCCACCACGTCTTCCAGCAGATGCGTCAGGTCGCGGGTTTCGGTCTCGCTGGCGTAGCGCAGCAGCACCCGGCACAGCTCGCGGCAGTATTGCTTGCGGCGTTCATGCTGGGGTGATACCAAGGGAATGACGTTGTTGGGTGGGGTGTTGGGCTTGGGCATGCCACCATCAAATGCGGCGTCAACGCCGCATTCGGCTTCATCTGGCGCCAACGCGACAGCGTCGGCAACTTTGGGTGGATTCGGCGTCTTGAGTTGCGCTCTCAACCCGCCGTCATCTAGCCAGCGCTTTAGCGCATGTGTTCTATCTGGCTTGAGCAATTCACACACCAAGCGAAGCCCAGCTTCATTAATGAATAGAGCTGCATTTCTACCAACAGGAAGGCGTAGTGTGAAACTGTAGAAATCGTACCCGTAATTCTCAAAAATCCGGCGGACAGCACCAGTCTGCAAACTCTTATATCCCAACACCGCATGAAGGTCGCGTAGCGCAACCCACGGCATACCACCCTGGAAAATCAGTCTGACAGTTAGGGAGCCTGATATGGTCGCTACTACGGGGAGTGATAAATCAGTGAGGGGTGTCGATTGCGACGTTTCTGTGATGTTGGAATGAGCAGCCATGATGGCCTCCTTAGGGTTTAGGAATTTGCCCTCCGATAAGCGGGGTGGGCGGAGCGCTCCTACGGCCTAAGACCGCCGGGTCCTCGCGGATACCCGACACTCCGCCCATTGAAAACGAGCAGAGTACAAACAACAATCCCGCCAGACTGGGCGGGGGTACAGCTTAGGCTTTAGGAGGTTTCAGTATTCCAGACGCGTCGCTAATTTGCAAGAGCTTTGCAGCCCGTAAAAATCACAGTCCGCCACGCAGCGTGCACCAGCCGCCTCCCTAATGCCTCGTCAACGCGGAATTTGGCGTGTCTCACGTACTTCCCGCGCTTCGGCCATCTCGCTGCACAGCCATTGCAGGGCGGCACGGGCTTCCGGGTCGATTTCCGGATTGTTCGGCCAGTGCTTCTTGCGCAGCTCGCTTTCCATGCGTTCCATGTCAATGCCGCATTGCATCTCTATGTTGGCCGCCAGGTACATGAAGGCTTGCGCCATGGCGTTGACTTGGGCTTCAAGGGTCAGGATACGGGCTTTCATCGGGTGCATGGTGCGGCTCCTTCGCTGGGGTTGATGCCTATCAGCGTAGGTTTTGCCTCCGGTCACGCCTAGATGCAGGATGGCTTTTTGTTTGGAAGGGGCGCAGTTGCATCTATTCCAAGTCTGGCGGTTTTTTGGCGTATGCTGCTTGCCATACTGCTGGCTGATTTTGATGTAATTTAGTGGGCAGCGTGCGGTTGCCGGGCCATGCTCGGGCTTTCTGTCTAATGGAGGCCGGTATGGCTAGATCATTTCGCGTGAGCGGGCTGCCGCCTGACATTCTGGCGCAGTTGCGGCAGCGGCTGATTGCCAGTCAGTTCAGCCAGTACGCACAGCACGCCGCGTGGCTACAAAAGCAAGGCTTCACGGTGTCCAAGTCGGCCATCCATCGCTTCGCTGTGGCGAATGCGGCCAACCTCCAAACGGTGGATGAAGGGCGCGGCAAAATGGATGTAGAAACGCGGCTGCGCTGCCTGGACATCGCCAGCCGCCAGACGGCCAACGAGGCCGAAACCCTTGCCCGCGCCGATGCTTTTTTGCGCTGGGTGCGCGGTGCGTGAGTGAGTTTCACAGGCTGCAAACTTGTTGCAGAAAGTTTCCCATCTCTTCCTAATTAGTCCCAGCTCTTCCCATAATTATCACGCCCCTCTACTGGGATTTATCTCACACCCCATCAGCTGCGGGTCACCCGAGGCCACGCCCTGCGGAAAGCTGTAGCTGCGGGCAGGCTCGCTCCCCCCGCCGCCACTGCCAAAACAGCCGGTCAGGCCCAGGGTGGCGGCAGAGGCCGTCAGGAAACTGCCGGCTTTCAGGAATTGTCTGCGATCCATGTGTTTCTCCTCGTGAGTGTTGTTATCTGTCGTTACAACAGGGCACAGCCAGACAGGCTACCCTTGCTGCATGACATGGCGTTTACGCTCATACGTTTGTTTAGAGCAATTAACCTAACATCACCAATCAGGCTTCAACACTGTTCCAATGCACAGGCACTTGATACCGGTCAGCAATGCCCCCATTAAAAGAAGGTTTGCCTGTGCTACACTTTTAGCCATTTTTATCGGCCCGCTGGCCGCTGGATGTCCACACGATGATTTCGACGCTTCTCAAGAAAGTATTCGGCAGCCGCAATGAACGACTGCTCAAGCAATATCGCCAGGTCGCCAACCGTATCAACGGTATGGAAGACGCCATGAAGGCACTGTCGGACGAACAGCTGGCGGCCAAAACCACCGAATTCAAAGAGCGTCACGCCAAAGGCGAAAGCCTGGATGCCCTGCTGCCTGAAGCGTTTGCCGTGTGCCGCGAGGCCTCGCGCCGTGTACTGAACATGCGCCACTTCGACGTACAGCTGATCGGCGGCATGGTGCTGCACCATGGCAAGATTGCCGAGATGCGTACCGGCGAGGGCAAAACCCTGGTAGGTACCCTGCCGGTATACCTGAACGCCATCGCAGGCAAGGGCGTGCACGTGATTACCGTGAACGACTACCTGGCCAGCCGCGACGCCGGCATCATGCAAAAGCTGTACAACTTCCTGGGCCTGAGCGTGGGCGTGAACCTGTCGCAAATGCAGCACGACCATAAAAAAATGGCCTACGCCTGCGACATTACCTACGGCACCAACAACGAATTCGGCTTCGATTACCTGCGCGACAACATGGTGTTCAGCCTGCACGAGAAAGTGCAGCGCGAGCTGAACTTTGCCGTAGTGGACGAAGTGGACTCCATCCTGATCGACGAAGCGCGTACCCCGCTGATCATCTCCGGCCCGGCCGAAGACAACGTGGACATGTACCGCGCCATGAACGCCGTACCGCCGCTGCTGAAAAAACAAGAAGCCGAAGACGGCGAAGGCGATTACTGGGTGGACGAAAAAGCGCACAGCGTGCTGCTGTCCGAAGCCGGCCACGAGCACGCCGAAGCCATCCTCACCCAGATGGGCCTGCTGGCAGAAGGCGACAGCCTGTACTCTGCGGCCAACATCACCCTGATGCACCACCTGAACGCCGCGCTGAAAGCACACGCCCTGTTCCACCTGGACCAGCACTACGTGGTACAGGACGGCGAAGTGGTGATCGTGGACGAATTTACCGGCCGCCTGATGGCAGGCCGCCGCTGGTCTGATGGTCTGCACCAGGCGGTAGAAGCCAAGGAAGGCGTACAGGTAAACCGCGAAAACCAGACCCTGGCGTCCATTACCTTCCAGAACTACTTCCGCCTGTACAGCAAGCTGGCCGGCATGACCGGTACTGCCGATACCGAGGCCTACGAGTTCCAGAACATCTACGCGCTGGAAACCGTGGTGATCCCGACCAACCGCCCGATGATCCGCCAGGACCACCAGGACAAGATCTACCGCTCGGCACGCGAGAAGTACAACGCCATCATCAGCGATATCAAAGACTGCGTCAGCCGCGGCCAACCTGTGCTGGTAGGTACTACCAGCATTGAAAACTCCGAGCTGATGTCGCAGCTGCTGACCCAGGCCGACATCGCACACAACGTGCTGAACGCCAAGGAACACGCGCGCGAAGCCGAGATCGTGGTACAAGCCGGCCGCCCCGGCATTGTCACCGTCGCCACCAACATGGCCGGCCGTGGTACCGATATCGTGCTGGGTGGTAACCCAGAGCCGGAAATCAAGGCCATCCAGGCGGACGACAGCCTGAGCGACGCCGAAAAAAACAGCCGCATCGCCGCCATCCGTGCCGAATGGCAAGTACGCCACGACGCGGTACTGGCCGCCGGCGGCCTGTACATCATCGGTACCGAGCGCCACGAGTCGCGCCGTATCGACAACCAGCTGCGTGGCCGCTCCGGCCGCCAGGGCGACGCCGGCGCCAGCCGCTTCTACCTGAGCCTGGAAGACCCGCTGCTGCGCATCTTTGCCGGCGATCGCGTGGCCATGATCATGGACAAGCTGAAAATGCCGGATGGCGAAGCCATCGAGCACCCGTGGGTATCTCGCTCTATCGAAAACGCCCAACGCAAGGTAGAAGGCCGCAACTTCGACATCCGCAAACAGCTGCTGGAATACGATGACGTAGCCAACGACCAGCGCAAAGTGATCTACCAGCAGCGTAACGAAATCCTGGAAGACCAGGACGTGGCCGCCATCATCACCCACATGCGCGAAGGCGTGCTCAGCGACGTGGTCGACCTGCACATGCCACCGGATTCCATGGAAGAACAGTGGGATCTGCCAGGCCTGGAGCGCACGCTGGAAAGCGAATTCCAGCTGCACGCCCCGGTAGCCCAGTGGATGCAGGCCGAACAGACGCTGGATATCCCCGACATCAAGCAACGCATTCTGGACCTGGCTGCTGCCGGCTACGCCGAAAAAGTGGCACTGGCCAACGAAGAATCCATGCGCCAGTTCGAGCACGGCCTGGTACTGCAGATGCTGGACAACCACTGGCGCGAACACCTGGCCGCCATGGACCACCTGCGTCAAGGCATCCACCTGCGCGGCTACGCACAGAAGAACCCGAAGCAGGAATACAAGCGCGAAGCCTTCGAGCTGTTCTCCGATATGCTGGAGCGTGTAAAACGCGGTGTGGTCAGCGTGCTGATGACGGTGCAGGTACGCAGCGAGGAAGACATGGAGGCCGTAGCGCCGCACGAAGTGGCCGGCATAGAAATGCACCACGACGACGCCCCGAGCGCCACCGAAGGCAACCCGTTCTCGCCGGAAGCCCTGGCCTCGCAAGGCCTGCGTGTGGGCCGTAACGACCCTTGCCCGTGCGGCAGCGGCCAACGTTACAAGCAATGCCACGGCAAGCTGGCCTGATCGGCCCCTGCCCTGCAAAAAACCGGCGCCCCGTGCGCCGGTTTTTTTACGTCTGCTCGCAACGGCCAGAACGCAATAAGCGCAAACCAGCCAGGCACTAGGTCGCGTTTCAGGCTACTGGCGCCGTGCGGGGCGAGTGGGTAGCGGCAAAGCCGTGCCACACCACACAAGCGTGAACCTGCAGCCCTACTGTCAGAAAAAACCGGTGCCAAGAAAAAGCCCGGACGTGTCCGGGCTTTTTTACACACAAGGTTGGCCGCATGCGGCCAACGCGGGCGCTTATACCAGCAGGCAGGATGTCTGCGTCGCCGCGGTAACGGCGTGCAGCTTGATCTCCTCTTTGCCGCAGCGATCTTGCGCTTTCGGGCAGCGGGTACGGAACACGCAGCCGGATGGCGGGTTGATCGGGCTAGGCAGGTCACCGTTCAGAATCTGGATGGTCTTGTTACGCTCCAGCTTCGGATCAGGGATAGGAATCGCCGACAACAGCGCCTGGGTATAAGGGTGGGCTGGCTTGTCGTACAGCGCGTACTTCTCTGCCAGCTCCATTTCGCGGCCCAGGTACATCACCAGGATGCGGTCGGAAATGTGCTTCACCACCGCCAGATCGTGCGCGATGAAGATCAGCGACAGGCCCATCTCGCGCTGCAGCTCTTTCAGCAAGTTGATGATCTGCGCC is a window encoding:
- the secA gene encoding preprotein translocase subunit SecA — its product is MISTLLKKVFGSRNERLLKQYRQVANRINGMEDAMKALSDEQLAAKTTEFKERHAKGESLDALLPEAFAVCREASRRVLNMRHFDVQLIGGMVLHHGKIAEMRTGEGKTLVGTLPVYLNAIAGKGVHVITVNDYLASRDAGIMQKLYNFLGLSVGVNLSQMQHDHKKMAYACDITYGTNNEFGFDYLRDNMVFSLHEKVQRELNFAVVDEVDSILIDEARTPLIISGPAEDNVDMYRAMNAVPPLLKKQEAEDGEGDYWVDEKAHSVLLSEAGHEHAEAILTQMGLLAEGDSLYSAANITLMHHLNAALKAHALFHLDQHYVVQDGEVVIVDEFTGRLMAGRRWSDGLHQAVEAKEGVQVNRENQTLASITFQNYFRLYSKLAGMTGTADTEAYEFQNIYALETVVIPTNRPMIRQDHQDKIYRSAREKYNAIISDIKDCVSRGQPVLVGTTSIENSELMSQLLTQADIAHNVLNAKEHAREAEIVVQAGRPGIVTVATNMAGRGTDIVLGGNPEPEIKAIQADDSLSDAEKNSRIAAIRAEWQVRHDAVLAAGGLYIIGTERHESRRIDNQLRGRSGRQGDAGASRFYLSLEDPLLRIFAGDRVAMIMDKLKMPDGEAIEHPWVSRSIENAQRKVEGRNFDIRKQLLEYDDVANDQRKVIYQQRNEILEDQDVAAIITHMREGVLSDVVDLHMPPDSMEEQWDLPGLERTLESEFQLHAPVAQWMQAEQTLDIPDIKQRILDLAAAGYAEKVALANEESMRQFEHGLVLQMLDNHWREHLAAMDHLRQGIHLRGYAQKNPKQEYKREAFELFSDMLERVKRGVVSVLMTVQVRSEEDMEAVAPHEVAGIEMHHDDAPSATEGNPFSPEALASQGLRVGRNDPCPCGSGQRYKQCHGKLA
- a CDS encoding Mor transcription activator family protein, producing MRIIQLEGKAMTTVGKFTRTGLARRRGPEVLAHLGAVLADRLEKEGVSSAKASEIALNIMGDLRVEFGGQNIYFPQGKNEKVEAKAAELFDKFSAGTSIEELAFEYQHSIQWIYKLIADERAKRKAERDEAREAQRAKEHERWKREN
- a CDS encoding phage protein Gp27 family protein → MARSFRVSGLPPDILAQLRQRLIASQFSQYAQHAAWLQKQGFTVSKSAIHRFAVANAANLQTVDEGRGKMDVETRLRCLDIASRQTANEAETLARADAFLRWVRGA